In one window of Mesorhizobium sp. B2-1-1 DNA:
- a CDS encoding FAD binding domain-containing protein yields the protein MYAVNYHRAASVADAAKLVTGGDAKLLSGGMTLIPAMKTRLAAPSDVVDLSRIKELQGVTVSGRTVTIGAATTHFDVASDDRLKQACPALAHLASLIGDPAVRYRGTIGGSIANNDPAADYPAAMLALNATIITNTRQIAADKFFTGLFETALEDGEILTAVTFTAPAKAAYKKFRNPASRYAIVGVFVAKGEDGVRVAVTGAGDDGVFRSKEIEAALAKDFVASALDGVKVPATKLMSDIHASADYRANLVAVMAKRAVAAANA from the coding sequence ATGTACGCAGTCAATTACCACCGCGCCGCCTCAGTCGCCGATGCCGCGAAGCTCGTCACGGGCGGCGACGCCAAGTTGCTGTCGGGCGGCATGACCCTGATCCCGGCCATGAAGACGCGGCTGGCGGCCCCCTCCGATGTCGTCGACCTGTCGCGGATCAAGGAGTTGCAAGGGGTGACAGTGTCCGGCAGGACGGTCACGATCGGCGCCGCCACCACGCATTTCGATGTTGCCAGCGACGACAGGTTGAAACAGGCCTGCCCGGCGCTCGCGCATCTGGCATCGCTGATCGGCGATCCGGCAGTGCGCTATAGGGGCACGATCGGCGGCTCGATCGCCAACAACGACCCTGCGGCCGATTATCCAGCGGCCATGCTGGCGCTAAATGCCACCATCATTACCAACACGCGCCAGATCGCGGCCGACAAGTTCTTCACAGGCCTGTTCGAGACGGCGCTGGAGGACGGCGAAATCCTCACGGCCGTCACCTTCACCGCACCGGCAAAGGCAGCCTATAAAAAATTCCGCAATCCGGCCTCCCGCTACGCCATTGTCGGCGTGTTCGTGGCCAAGGGTGAGGACGGCGTCAGGGTGGCCGTGACCGGGGCCGGCGACGATGGCGTCTTCCGCTCGAAGGAGATCGAGGCCGCGCTCGCGAAGGACTTCGTGGCTTCGGCGCTCGACGGCGTCAAGGTGCCGGCGACCAAGCTGATGAGCGATATCCACGCTTCCGCCGACTACCGTGCCAATCTGGTCGCGGTCATGGCTAAGCGCGCGGTGGCCGCCGCCAACGCCTGA
- a CDS encoding acyltransferase family protein, whose amino-acid sequence MTDISATHVVPPRSVADRSARTRLAYLDGWRGLSIALVLIGHFFPVAGINLGVLGVEFFFVLSGRLMAEILFVERYPLKKFFKRRFSRIYPALLVFVIVSMIALSGTFVAFKWKAALTALTFTYNYAGILVNRAGALDHIWSLCVEEHAYIILAAISALVASRSRVIPLLLVLAVLAMANGAVSYWFLHMDYETTYWRTDVHMASILLSAAICLLKTDGKLPALLKGPYVAVAAAIAAVLLFMDPVPTPIHYLVAVPLLALAVNALDFSTRLFSGLLSSWPMATLGLWSYSLYLWQQPFYKFVYERGSDPWLMLAGVFACALCSYYVIERPSREWLNRNW is encoded by the coding sequence ATGACCGACATCTCCGCGACGCATGTTGTGCCGCCAAGATCCGTCGCCGACAGATCCGCCAGGACAAGACTGGCCTATCTCGACGGCTGGCGCGGACTTTCGATCGCGCTGGTGCTCATTGGCCATTTCTTTCCCGTTGCAGGGATCAATCTCGGCGTACTGGGCGTCGAATTCTTCTTCGTGCTCAGCGGCCGGCTGATGGCCGAGATCCTGTTCGTCGAGCGCTACCCGCTGAAGAAATTCTTCAAGCGCCGCTTCTCCCGCATCTATCCCGCGCTGCTGGTGTTCGTGATCGTTTCGATGATTGCGCTGTCGGGCACGTTCGTCGCCTTCAAATGGAAGGCGGCGCTGACGGCGCTGACATTCACCTACAACTATGCCGGAATTCTCGTGAACCGCGCCGGCGCGCTCGACCACATCTGGTCGCTCTGTGTCGAAGAGCATGCCTACATCATCCTGGCAGCGATCAGCGCACTTGTCGCAAGCCGTAGCCGCGTCATCCCGCTGCTCCTGGTGCTGGCGGTGCTGGCCATGGCAAACGGTGCGGTTTCGTACTGGTTCCTGCACATGGACTACGAGACCACATACTGGCGCACCGACGTGCATATGGCGTCGATCCTGCTGTCGGCCGCCATCTGCCTGCTGAAGACCGACGGCAAGCTGCCGGCCCTGTTGAAGGGCCCTTATGTGGCGGTGGCGGCGGCCATCGCGGCGGTGCTTCTGTTCATGGACCCGGTACCAACCCCGATCCACTATCTGGTCGCCGTGCCGCTCCTGGCGCTTGCCGTCAACGCTCTCGATTTCAGCACGAGATTGTTTTCTGGACTGCTGTCGTCCTGGCCTATGGCGACGCTGGGTCTATGGTCCTATTCGCTCTATCTGTGGCAGCAGCCATTCTACAAATTCGTCTATGAGCGAGGCAGCGACCCATGGCTGATGCTGGCTGGGGTCTTTGCCTGCGCGCTCTGCAGCTATTATGTCATCGAGCGGCCGTCGCGTGAGTGGCTGAACCGCAACTGGTGA
- a CDS encoding OFA family MFS transporter — protein MATTRENAGGWLDRSRTIAEPGFSRWMVPPAALCIHLCIGQAYAFSVFNLPMSKLIGITDSAPDDWKLTGLGWIFSIAILFLGLAAAFGGGWLDRVGPRKAMVAAACCFGGGFIVSALGVTLHQLWIIYLGYGVLGGIGLGLGYISPVKTLITWFPDRPGMATGMAIMGFGGGAFIASPLSVYLLKLFSTPQHIGVAETFIVLGIVYFIFMLIGAVIVRVPPDGWRPAGWTPPTTQNTMVTTANVHLDDALKTPQFWLLWGVLCLNVTAGIGVLGQASAMSQEMFPGRITPAAAAGFVGLLSIFNMLGRFFWASTSDYIGRKTTYAVFFVLGVILYAVVPWTGQSGNVFLFVLFYGVILSMYGGGFSTIPAYLRDVFGVRYVGAIHGRLLTAWSVAGVLGPVLVNYIRQYQIDAGVAKADAYTVTMYIMAGLLVVGFLLNLMMRPVDARFHMKAEPAAA, from the coding sequence ATGGCAACGACCAGGGAAAACGCCGGCGGCTGGCTCGACCGCTCGCGCACGATCGCCGAGCCCGGTTTCAGCAGATGGATGGTGCCGCCGGCGGCGTTGTGCATTCATCTTTGCATCGGTCAGGCCTACGCGTTCAGCGTCTTTAACCTGCCGATGTCGAAACTGATCGGTATCACCGATTCGGCGCCCGACGACTGGAAGCTGACCGGACTCGGCTGGATTTTTTCGATCGCGATCCTGTTTCTTGGCCTCGCGGCAGCCTTCGGCGGCGGTTGGCTGGATCGCGTCGGCCCGCGCAAGGCGATGGTCGCGGCCGCCTGCTGTTTCGGCGGCGGTTTCATCGTGTCGGCGCTCGGCGTCACCTTGCATCAACTGTGGATCATCTATCTCGGCTACGGCGTCCTGGGCGGCATCGGCCTCGGGCTCGGTTACATCTCGCCGGTCAAGACGCTGATCACCTGGTTTCCCGACCGGCCGGGCATGGCGACCGGCATGGCGATCATGGGGTTTGGCGGCGGAGCCTTCATCGCTTCGCCGCTTTCGGTCTATCTGCTGAAGCTGTTTTCGACCCCGCAGCATATCGGTGTCGCCGAAACCTTCATCGTGCTGGGCATTGTCTACTTCATCTTCATGCTGATCGGCGCTGTCATCGTCAGGGTGCCGCCCGATGGCTGGCGTCCGGCCGGCTGGACGCCGCCGACGACACAAAACACGATGGTGACAACCGCCAACGTCCATCTCGACGACGCGTTGAAGACACCGCAGTTCTGGCTGTTGTGGGGCGTGCTGTGCCTCAACGTGACGGCCGGCATCGGCGTCCTCGGCCAAGCCTCCGCCATGAGCCAGGAGATGTTCCCGGGACGCATCACGCCGGCCGCCGCCGCCGGCTTCGTCGGCCTGCTATCGATCTTCAACATGCTCGGCCGCTTCTTCTGGGCGTCGACCAGCGACTATATCGGCCGCAAGACGACCTACGCGGTCTTCTTCGTGCTGGGCGTGATCCTTTATGCGGTGGTGCCGTGGACGGGCCAGTCGGGCAACGTGTTCCTGTTCGTGCTGTTCTATGGCGTCATCTTGAGCATGTATGGCGGCGGCTTTTCCACCATTCCGGCCTATCTGCGCGATGTCTTCGGCGTGCGGTATGTCGGTGCCATCCATGGCCGCCTGCTGACGGCGTGGTCGGTGGCGGGCGTGCTGGGGCCGGTCCTGGTCAACTACATCAGGCAGTACCAGATCGATGCAGGAGTAGCGAAGGCCGATGCCTACACGGTCACCATGTACATTATGGCCGGCCTGCTCGTCGTCGGTTTCCTGCTCAACCTGATGATGCGGCCGGTGGATGCACGGTTCCACATGAAGGCCGAACCGGCTGCAGCGTAA
- a CDS encoding MFS transporter small subunit, with translation MAQDNSNSVKLVLAWLLVGIPLLWGFWTTLVSAAALFQ, from the coding sequence ATGGCGCAAGACAACAGCAATTCTGTCAAATTGGTCCTTGCCTGGCTGCTGGTCGGCATCCCGCTGTTGTGGGGGTTCTGGACGACGCTGGTCAGTGCAGCGGCGTTGTTCCAGTAG
- a CDS encoding GNAT family N-acetyltransferase gives MTALSPISRVSQSDEAAILALNNEHAAELSWLEPERLSFLLGEAFYARRIGALEAFIMTFDQGARYDSPNFLWFRERYERFVYVDRVVVAAQARGRGHARLLYQDLFEHATRAGHALVTCEVNADPPNPASDAFHAALGFTEVGDAVIHGGKKAVRYYVRRIIA, from the coding sequence ATGACCGCTCTCTCCCCGATCAGCCGTGTCTCGCAAAGCGACGAAGCGGCCATACTCGCGCTCAACAACGAGCATGCCGCCGAATTGTCCTGGCTTGAGCCCGAGCGCCTGTCCTTCCTGCTTGGCGAGGCGTTCTATGCGCGCCGCATCGGCGCGCTCGAAGCCTTCATCATGACCTTCGATCAGGGGGCCCGGTACGACAGTCCGAATTTTCTCTGGTTTCGCGAACGCTACGAGCGCTTCGTCTATGTCGATCGCGTCGTGGTGGCCGCGCAAGCTCGTGGCCGCGGCCATGCCCGCCTGCTCTACCAGGACCTGTTCGAGCACGCCACGCGCGCCGGCCACGCACTGGTCACATGCGAGGTCAATGCCGACCCGCCCAACCCGGCTTCGGACGCCTTCCATGCCGCGCTCGGCTTCACCGAGGTCGGCGACGCGGTGATCCACGGCGGCAAGAAGGCGGTGCGCTACTACGTCAGGCGGATCATCGCCTGA
- a CDS encoding copper homeostasis protein CutC, with translation MTEEARPPLIEICVEGIDGLLAAQAGGADRVELCASLVEGGITPSLGTVRAALDQAIVPFHVMVRPRGGDFLYSETEYRSMLADVAALRDLGVPGVVFGCLTAEGTIDERRMSELTEAAGGLNVTCHRAFDMTRDPAEALEALIRCKVGRVLTSGQRDTAMEGLSLLADLVRQGGDRIVILGCGGLDLGNIAEVRQRTGLSEMHFAALKDVPSAMRYRNPKVGMGGSDLDREYRNTLTDTPLVAATIAAAKA, from the coding sequence TTGACTGAAGAAGCCCGCCCGCCGCTGATCGAAATCTGTGTCGAGGGCATTGATGGCCTTCTGGCCGCACAGGCCGGCGGCGCCGACAGGGTCGAACTGTGCGCCAGCCTCGTCGAAGGCGGCATCACGCCGAGCTTGGGAACCGTGCGCGCCGCGCTCGACCAGGCGATTGTGCCGTTCCATGTCATGGTGCGGCCGCGTGGCGGCGATTTTCTCTACAGCGAAACCGAGTACCGTTCGATGCTGGCCGACGTAGCCGCCCTGCGCGACCTCGGCGTGCCCGGCGTGGTGTTCGGCTGCCTCACCGCCGAAGGCACCATCGACGAGCGCCGCATGAGCGAACTGACGGAGGCCGCCGGCGGCCTTAACGTCACGTGTCACCGCGCTTTCGACATGACGCGCGACCCGGCCGAGGCGTTGGAAGCGCTGATCCGCTGCAAGGTCGGCCGCGTGCTGACCAGCGGCCAACGCGACACGGCGATGGAGGGCCTGTCGCTGTTGGCGGACCTGGTGCGACAGGGGGGCGACCGCATCGTCATTCTCGGCTGCGGCGGGCTCGATCTCGGCAACATTGCCGAGGTGCGGCAAAGGACTGGACTGTCCGAAATGCATTTCGCCGCCCTCAAGGACGTGCCCAGCGCCATGCGCTACCGCAATCCCAAGGTCGGCATGGGCGGCTCCGACCTCGACCGCGAGTATCGCAATACGCTAACCGATACGCCGCTTGTGGCAGCGACGATCGCGGCGGCCAAGGCATGA
- a CDS encoding SRPBCC family protein — protein MTQTKSIVVERLIPHSAEKIWRALTVPELVAEWLMQNDFAPQEGHRFTFRASPVPGWSGVTNCVVLKVEAPRLLAYSWGDGSESDSGLKTVVTWSLTPEGAATRVRMEHSGFRPADERGYVGMGSGWPRILERLEQVAAKQG, from the coding sequence ATGACACAGACCAAATCGATCGTCGTTGAACGGCTGATTCCGCATTCGGCGGAGAAGATATGGCGTGCGCTGACAGTGCCCGAACTCGTCGCAGAATGGCTCATGCAGAATGACTTCGCGCCGCAAGAGGGGCATCGCTTCACGTTCCGCGCTTCACCGGTACCGGGCTGGTCCGGGGTGACGAACTGCGTCGTGCTGAAAGTCGAGGCGCCACGCCTGCTTGCCTATAGCTGGGGCGACGGAAGCGAATCCGACAGCGGACTGAAAACCGTGGTGACCTGGTCGCTCACGCCTGAGGGCGCGGCGACCCGGGTGCGGATGGAGCACTCGGGGTTCCGGCCGGCCGACGAGCGTGGATATGTCGGCATGGGAAGCGGCTGGCCGCGTATTCTTGAGCGACTTGAGCAGGTGGCTGCGAAGCAAGGCTGA
- a CDS encoding carboxymuconolactone decarboxylase family protein — protein MEARLKNPVMLIPGALQALLALDKSTEAADLPYVTRKLVHLRASQINGCSVCVDMHARELKKAGEKDERIFALSAWRETPYFTDAERAALALAEAGTRLADRTDAVTDEVWDEAARHYDEKALAGLVIQIAVINAFNRLNATTRQMVGAWG, from the coding sequence ATGGAAGCCAGGCTCAAGAACCCCGTGATGCTCATCCCCGGCGCCCTGCAGGCGCTGCTGGCGCTGGACAAGTCGACCGAGGCGGCCGATTTGCCCTATGTGACGCGCAAGCTCGTCCATCTGCGCGCCAGCCAGATCAATGGCTGCTCGGTTTGCGTCGACATGCATGCGCGCGAACTCAAGAAGGCTGGCGAGAAGGACGAACGCATCTTTGCCTTGTCGGCCTGGCGGGAGACGCCGTACTTCACCGATGCCGAACGCGCCGCGCTTGCCCTTGCCGAAGCCGGCACAAGGCTGGCCGACAGAACGGATGCCGTGACGGACGAGGTATGGGACGAGGCCGCCCGGCACTATGACGAAAAGGCGCTTGCCGGGCTCGTCATCCAGATCGCCGTGATCAACGCCTTCAATCGGCTGAACGCCACGACACGCCAAATGGTCGGCGCCTGGGGCTAA